The Carassius gibelio isolate Cgi1373 ecotype wild population from Czech Republic chromosome A19, carGib1.2-hapl.c, whole genome shotgun sequence genome segment TACTCTGGGCTAAAATTCAGTAGTCTTGATGACCTTCGCTATAAAAATCTCCTCATCAAACACAGGTTGCGAGTGGATCTAATGTGGGACCATCCTTCACACCTGGAGTTAAGAAGTCAAGCAAATTGAAGTACAGGTTGCCTTCACATTACGACGGGCTCCAATCACACGAACACCTCCCACACGCCAGCCAATCAATACTCATGCTTCACAGCACCTCCCACGCAAGTGTTCCTACACCGACCACGTAAATGTTTCACCCTGATAACCATGAGAagaagagagaaatagagagagggagaaagaatgACAGACAGGTGGACTGAACAGAGATGTTTTTATTTACTGCCGTTTTCTGTGAAAACTAAAGTACCCCATGAGTACTTAAATTCACACCTCATAAAAGCTTTAAAGAAGATGtcaaatatgaaaaaacaaaagctaCAAAAAGGATGGGGTAGAAAGCCAAGAATAAGAGGGATGACAGACTCATTGTCATTTTGAAGCTTAGCAGCTTGATTCACACAAATTATAGTGAAACCAGTATTCTTCAGAGAAAGTAATATGGTGCAACATTAGAGATCAAATCTGATAACTCTGTCTTCCCATTACTATGCAAATGACAGGGATCAATTGTTATTGATCATGCAGGTTATCTCAAAATGAatctgtttgaattttttttttttttttttttttttgtctgacacCACAGTCTCCGTTCTGCCCACAAGGGTTTATTAAAGCAGTGTGACGGCAGAAGATGAAGAAGGAAGTCATAGAAGGATGACTCAAAAAGAGGGGGGAAATGAAGACAAActaaaaagaaatatttatatatatttataaatatttataccatactcattgtgtgtgtgtgtgtgtgtctatactgtatatatatatatatatatatatatatatacagtatacacacacacacacacacacacacacaatgagtatggtatatatacagtacagaccaaaagtttggaaacattactatttttaatgtttttgaaatatgtttcttctgctcatcaagcccgcatttatttgatcaaaaatacagaaacatttttaatattgtgatatattattacaattcaaaataattgtttttaaatgtataaattatcatttatttctgtgatgcaaacctGAATTtataggatcattatcacatgatcctttagaaatcattctaatatgatgattcattatcaaagttggaaacagttctgctgttattttttcagaacatgtgatacttttttaggatactttgatgaataaaaagtaaaaaaaaaaaattaaaaaaagaagctatgtttttaaaatataaatattttgtaataacaatatacactgctggtcagtaatttggggtcagtatttatttgtcttttttttataaaatcaatacttttattcagcaaggataaaaagtgatagtaaagaaaatatattattagaaaatatattattagaaatatatatattgttaaaaatataatttttatttttattttgaataaatgcagttctttttaaccttttattcattaaatatattagaaagcagaactgtttccaacactcataaatcagaatattagaatgatttctaaatgatcatgtgatagactggatgtcacatgtgacactgaaggctggagtaatgatgctgaaaattcagctttgcctcaccagaataaattattttttaaagtatattcaaatggaaaactattattttaagttgtaataatatttcacaatattactgtttttttctgtatttttgatcaaataaatgcaggcttgatgagcagaagaaacttctttcaaaaacataaaaaaagtaatgtttccaaacttttggtctgtactgtgtgtgtgtgtgtgtgtgtgtgtcaagtcaagtcaagtcaagtcaaagtttatttatatagcacaaatttAACACAACTGTAGCtgatccaaagtgctttacagtaaaacatgatttaaaatacataaacagtATCACTCAAAAGCTAAGGTATAAAAATATGTCTTTAAGCTAGTTTTAAAAACATCCAGTGATGGAAAAGCCCTAATGCTCAAGGGTAGACCATTCCAGAGCTTTGGGGCAGCTACAGAGAAAGCTCAATCACCTTTTGATTTGCAGCGAGAACGAGGAACCGATAAAAGTAACTGATCTCCAGATCTTAATTGCCAGATCTTAATAACAGCTGTGTAAGGTTTTACAAGATCAGAAATGTAATCCGGGGCCGAGTTATGCAATGCTTTGTATGCAAAAAGAAGGATCTTAAAATCTATTCTAAATTTTATGGGAAGCCAATGCAATGAGGCAAGGACAGGGGAGATATGGTCTCTTTTTCTAGTTCCTGTCAGCAATCTAGCTGCCGAGTTTTGAACCATCTGTAAACGGGAAAGTGTAGATTGAGGTAGGCCAATATAGAGTGAATTGCAGTAGTCTAGTCGAGAGGAAATTAGTGCATGAATCACTACTTCAAGGTCTTTTCTAGAAAGTAAGTGTTTTACTTTTGCTACAGATCTAAGTTGGAAAAAGCTACTCTTCACAACTGCATTTATGTGCTTGTCAAATTGAAAAAGAGGGTCAAAGTAGACACCAAGATTTTTGGCATGATTGTGcaaattattacttaaaaaaccTAAGTGTGTTTTGacagagttgtgtgtgtgtgtgtgtgtgtgtgtgtgtgtgtgtatatatatatatatatatatatatatatatatatatataaagctgtaAGTTACATAAAGAGTTACATAAAGTCAGTCAGACACCCACACCTGGACATCCAGAGGGTACAGGTGGGGCTGGAGCCATGATGGTGTCCACTTACCTACACAGGAATGACTGAAATGCAGCATATCTAACACACAGAAATGGCATACAAACTGCGTTTGGATGACCACCACATAGCCAGATATGGGTTTAATTGGCTTCCTGTTCCCCATGATAATTGACCCTCAGTTGTTGCAGATTTTTACTAAAACTGCTATGCTGAGACTCCCTCACTGTCTTTGTCTGTGTAATTGAGTTTGGATTAAAGTATCGCCAAATTCAGAAAGAATGACAATTAAAAGAGTttgattataaaaatgaaatcatttaaataaaaaaaaagcatttttttccaaTTTTGTAGAAAAAGCAGATGCCAAAATAGAATGAAGCATATTATGTATATGCTTAAACACTTTCCATGTGCGTGCATGTCTGTGTACGTGTGTgagtaaatgcatgtgtgtgcgtgtgtgtgcacgtCACAGCTGGGTATATAAGTGCTTCTCTCCCTCCTTCCTTAGAAAACCCACTTCCATTCTCCTTCTAGCTCACAAAACAGAATAAGGTAAGAgatcctatctatctatctttctatctatccttTAACTTTTCAAAGATTTAACATTCTGTCAATATTTTTGTATGAAATGTCAAACATTAGATTAACAGAAGATAATTTTAAACAATGCTTGATAACTTTCCTgtcttttgaaaaattatttactttaatacttTTTATCTATGTAGACTTAAAACTGTCTTTCATCCTTTACACTGACTTGAAAAAAAGTCTTACAAGAATAGCTTTTTTGTTACatcaaataactgtattttcctaaattaaattgtaaggcagtaaaaactaaaaatacatacatacattcaatatataaaaaatatatataatacaatttaaaaagaaaaagtgttaaATTGTAAGGCAGCAAGATAAGAATGAAACAGTCTTACTACAATGATTTCTTTGAACATGCTCGTTTCTCTCTCTGTTCCTCCTCTTGTTCACATTTGCAGGATGAACAGCggggtgtgcatgtgtgtgatccTGGCTGCGCTTTCTGCCTCCTGTTTGGGTCTGCCGCGCTCCTCTTCACCTGACTCTGATGACAGCCCTCTCCCCTCGCAGCTGGACGCCAGTTTAAGTGGACACCACCGGGTCGTCCGCTCCACCAGCCTCACCAACAAACAGCAGCCAGAAGGCAACACAGACCCAGACACCCATGCAAACCTCAGCGAACTGCTGGCCAAACTCATCTCCAAAAAAGGTGAGAGACACTCTAACAACCAAACACATGCTGAAGAAGAACCATTACCATCCTCAGTGACAGAAAGGCCACAATTGTCTTGCAAACCAAAAAAGTAGCTTCAGCGAATGCTTCGTGTTTTGCACACTAACCAGGAGAGAAACAATGAATGAGTAAAACAGTGAAATCAACTCATACTGCAGTATGGACAGAAAGAAGAGCTGGAAAGAGAGgaaacagacaaactgatcaagacTGATTTAATTCTGCTCTTTCTGTGTGTTTATTTCCATCTCTTCTGCTTTCTCTCTGTTTGACTTTTGCGCATATTTTTCCATCTCAACATACATCTTTGTTTGTGAATGCACTGTTTCTTTTGCCTTCATTTGAAAACTAGCCATGTGCTCAATGTTTCGCTTTAaaaattgcttaatttttttctatAAGTGCTGTGGCTAAACTGCAGTTTGGCTTCTTTtttgatacacaaacacacacaaatactcaaAAAGGAAggtaaaaatgacaaacaagcaGGTAAAATGATAAAACCTGAGACTACAGGTTTCCAAATAATGAAAGGAAAACCTGTCAAGCACTATACAGTAGCTCCAGTTTGGCATTGCTGGCCattgacaaacacaaacacagctgagtGAAGCATGTTTATACCCAAGGTGTACGAGGAGTGGCTATTTTTGGGTCAGGTGTGTACCATTAAATTGCATAACTCATTAGGGTGTATCCTATTCGAAGAGGATCTAACTATTATCATTCCTAATCACAGGGAAAGGGAATTGCACCTTTGAACATTCAAGCTCAGTGTGACATGACATATTTAACTGTAAACATGGACTGCCTgtaatgggtgtgtgtgtgtgtgtgtgtgtgtgtgtgtgtgtgtgtgtgtgtgtgtgtgtgcgtgtgtgtgtgtgtgtgtgtgtgtgtgtgtgtgtgtgtgtgtgtgtgtgtgtgtgtgtgtgtgtgtgcgtgtgtgtgtgtgtgtgtgtgtgtgtgtagatcaggTTTTCTACACGTTATAGCAACCTCATTATAAACATCCCCATAAGGccctcgataaaaaaaaaatggggagcATTTATGGTCTCCAAAAGGAAAATTGTTTAATAAACAGATAAATGATGTCTAAGATGTGGAAAGGTTTTCTTCAAGACTTAGATTTTGGGGATAAGGTATATAATTAacccagcattaaaaaaaaaaaaaacctgaaccaTGATAGAACAACAAATCTGCATGTACGTGATGAAAACAATGGCATTCAGTGTGCATGGGGAACTAACTGATCCCATTAACGAGAGTCCTAGTTTCTCATTGCATTAGTTTTTCATTAAGCTTAGCTCTCTCTCTTTTAATAATTGTGAGAAGGAGGTGAAAGCCAGATAGAATGTAACGTGTGCTAAAATTCTCCCATCAGTTGCAAACACCTTGAAAACAGATTGAATGACACTTTACATGTTGTATGTAGCTGAAACAATGCCAAAACTTTGCCACactattactattaaaaataattcctTCTCTACTATTACAGTTTACAGCAAGTCAAGAGAATCCTGAATGCTATTTTTGAcacatctaaaaaagaaaaaacaagttcACATTGACATCTTTTTGAACCGTTTGTTTTGCCATTAACACAGTCAGTGGCAACTTCATTGATAGTTTGCCACCTAGAAAAAGGTTTTATGTAAGAGATGTTAGAAAGCAGTGTCTAACAGAGACGATTGAAAGACAAATTATTTAAACTGTAAGTGTTTGAATGGAACTAAATCCATAGATATAAAATCCACTTCCTTCTACTTCTTTAACTTTTTCATCACGTCACTGCTGGTTATTTATTTAGGAGGTTAGGAGatttgtattcatttctttctttctttctttctttctttcataggCTCGGTTCGTCGTAACTCCTCCATGAAC includes the following:
- the LOC127935444 gene encoding cholecystokinin-like — its product is MNSGVCMCVILAALSASCLGLPRSSSPDSDDSPLPSQLDASLSGHHRVVRSTSLTNKQQPEGNTDPDTHANLSELLAKLISKKGSVRRNSSMNNRANSINHRIKDRDYVGWMDFGRRSAEEYEYSS